A window of the Dioscorea cayenensis subsp. rotundata cultivar TDr96_F1 chromosome 14, TDr96_F1_v2_PseudoChromosome.rev07_lg8_w22 25.fasta, whole genome shotgun sequence genome harbors these coding sequences:
- the LOC120275858 gene encoding probable inactive receptor kinase At5g67200, with protein MPNHHHHHHHHHHHLPLLLLSLLVLLLLPPTSSSSSSSPSDSSSLLAFKSKVDPTNLLNFSTTTNHCHWPGVQCSNFGGEPRVTRLVLEYLGLNGTFPSAAAAALAGLDQLRLLSLKGNSLSGHIPDLSPLYNLKALFLDHNHFSGGFPSSLLSLHRLRTIDLSYNSLSGPIPAAIAGVDRLIYLRLDSNRLNGSVPAMNQSSLKIFNVSANELTGPVPVTLVLTGFGVSSFAGNPRLCGVAVRRECRSNFLFFGGKPAGIAPSPAPMMRQQLPEVLRPSSGSNPVKLHRRVMVAVGFLAGAFLIIGVVGVSVLMKRNRMGQGKGQVLAAVKNADDVFVENSSRGMDDNGADLEANEGGGNNELVVASAMMPEDKVKKLGKSGCLVFCAGEAQVYSLEQLMRASAELLGRGNIGTTYKAVLDNRLIVSVKRLDAAKLGMTGKEAFERHMDVVGRLRHPNLVPLRAYFHAKQERLLVYDYQPNGSLFSLIHGSRSTRAKSLHWTSCLKIAEDVAQGLAYIHQASRLVHGNIKSSNVLLGSDFEACLTDNCLSFLVEPSEGEDELGYRAPETRKSNRRLTPRSDIYAFGVLLLELLTGKPPLQHPVLLGTDLPVWVRSVRDDGAEDERVMMLVDIAAACVRSSPDSRPTTWQVLKMIQEVKETDNGDEDMDSASLS; from the exons ATGCCcaaccaccaccatcatcaccatcatcatcaccaccaccttcCATTGCTCCTCCTCTCActcctcgtcctcctcctccttcccccaacctcctcctcctcctcctcatctccTTCCGATTCTTCCTCTCTCCTCGCCTTCAAATCCAAAGTAGACCCAACCAACCTCCTCAacttctccaccaccaccaaccACTGCCATTGGCCCGGCGTTCAATGCTCCAACTTTGGGGGAGAACCCAGAGTCACACGCCTCGTCCTTGAATACCTCGGCCTCAATGGCACATTCCCCagcgccgccgccgccgccctCGCCGGACTGGATCAGCTCCGTTTGCTCAGCCTCAAGGGTAACTCCCTCTCCGGCCATATCCCTGATCTTTCCCCTTTGTACAATCTCAAAGCCCTTTTCCTCGATCACAACCACTTCTCTGGTGGCTTCCCCAGCTCACTCCTCAGTCTTCATCGTCTTCGCACTATTGACCTCTCTTACAACTCTCTCTCCGGTCCTATTCCCGCCGCCATCGCCGGCGTTGATCGGCTTATCTATCTCCGGCTTGATTCCAATCGGTTGAATGGATCTGTTCCGGCGATGAACCAGTCGTCTCTGAAGATCTTCAATGTGTCTGCGAATGAGCTTACTGGGCCAGTGCCTGTCACTCTGGTGCTTACTGGTTTTGGGGTTTCTAGCTTTGCTGGAAACCCTAGGCTTTGTGGGGTGGCTGTAAGGAGAGAATGCAGGtcgaattttttgttttttggtggTAAGCCAGCGGGGATTGCGCCATCGCCGGCGCCGATGATGCGGCAGCAGCTACCTGAGGTTCTTCGGCCGAGCTCGGGATCGAATCCTGTTAAGCTGCATAGAAGGGTTATGGTTGCTGTTGGCTTCTTGGCTGGGGCTTTCCTTATCATTGGTGTGGTTGGGGTCTCAGTTCTGATGAAGAGGAACAGAATGGGGCAGGGAAAAGGGCAGGTTTTGGCTGCAGTAAAGAATGCAGATGATGTGTTTGTTGAAAATTCCAGCAGAGGAATGGATGATAATGGTGCTGATTTGGAAGCCAATGAAGGTGGTGGCAACAATGAATTGGTTGTTGCCTCGGCGATGATGCCGGAGGACAAGGTGAAGAAGCTTGGAAAGAGTGGGTGTCTGGTGTTTTGTGCAGGTGAAGCACAGGTGTATTCATTGGAGCAGCTTATGCGGGCTTCTGCGGAGTTGCTCGGGAGGGGGAATATTGGGACGACGTATAAGGCGGTATTGGATAACCGGTTGATTGTTAGTGTTAAGAGGCTGGATGCAGCTAAGTTGGGAATGACCGGGAAGGAGGCGTTCGAAAGGCATATGGATGTGGTGGGCAGACTCCGGCACCCTAATTTGGTTCCGCTTCGGGCTTATTTCCATGCAAAGCAGGAGAGGTTGCTTGTGTATGATTACCAACCTAATGGGAGTCTCTTCTCCCTCATTCATG GTTCAAGATCAACTCGAGCAAAATCTCTTCACTGGACATCATGTTTGAAGATAGCTGAAGATGTAGCACAGGGCCTTGCATACATTCACCAAGCTTCCAGACTGGTCCACGGCAACATCAAGTCTTCCAATGTGCTCCTTGGATCAGATTTTGAGGCTTGCCTGACCGACAACTGCCTTTCATTCCTTGTAGAGCCATCTGAAGGCGAGGATGAACTGGGATACAGAGCACCAGAAACCCGGAAATCAAATCGGCGTTTAACCCCAAGATCAGATATCTATGCATTCGGTGTCCTACTCCTCGAGCTTCTCACCGGCAAGCCTCCATTGCAGCATCCAGTCCTACTTGGAACTGACTTGCCGGTTTGGGTCCGATCTGTGAGGGATGATGGTGCTGAAGACGAGCGGGTTATGATGCTTGTCGACATCGCAGCGGCCTGTGTCCGATCTTCTCCCGACAGCAGGCCTACCACATGGCAAGTGCTAAAAATGATTCAGGAAGTGAAGGAGACGGACAACGGCGACGAAGATATGGACTCTGCATCTCTCTCATAG